From the genome of Yersinia enterocolitica, one region includes:
- a CDS encoding carbohydrate kinase, whose translation MSHYFLGIDLGGTVTKAGIYTAEGCEIAVTEQALPVLSPQVGFCERNMEALWAATCQVIRQTLNNAQAVAGVAAEQIHGISFSAHGKGLYLVDKQGQPVRHGIVSSDSRAQTLVSRWQKEGKANQAYALSLQQLWPSHPAALLRWLKENEPENYHRSGYVLMAHDYISYRLTGEFTIEETNISGSNLYNQYSGNFDPQLMKIFAIEEVAEKTAPIIGSADLAGYVSQQAAQACGLRPGIAVYGGMFDVVGAALTSGLHDSHQLSAVAGTWSIATRVFEGVQPSDYPYVWGKYCIPGTYFVHEGSPTSASNLAWFVQQFLPDLPDSYQTLNQWAELGYAKSEDLLFFPWLYGSNYSANLSGGLLGLSGHHTRQDIVYAIYQGIVFSHLLHQDQILALGDNTDCIRFSGGPTHSAIWMQMFCDASNLPLEIVDIQQSGCRAAALCAAVGSGYYRGFEDAITASPPPITRLLPNAEKHQILRARFDKFKCIAEALSRVM comes from the coding sequence ATGAGCCACTATTTTCTCGGCATTGACCTTGGCGGCACGGTAACCAAGGCCGGGATTTATACCGCCGAAGGGTGCGAAATTGCGGTTACAGAGCAGGCTTTGCCGGTGCTTAGCCCACAGGTAGGGTTTTGTGAGCGCAATATGGAAGCACTATGGGCGGCGACTTGCCAGGTTATCCGCCAGACCCTCAATAATGCGCAGGCGGTGGCTGGTGTGGCGGCCGAGCAAATTCACGGCATCAGCTTCTCTGCTCACGGTAAAGGATTGTATTTGGTAGATAAACAGGGCCAACCGGTGCGCCATGGCATTGTTTCTTCCGATTCCCGCGCGCAAACTTTGGTTAGCCGCTGGCAAAAAGAAGGCAAAGCAAACCAAGCTTATGCACTCAGCCTACAACAACTGTGGCCATCCCATCCGGCAGCCCTACTGCGTTGGCTTAAAGAGAACGAACCGGAAAACTATCACCGCAGCGGTTATGTGTTAATGGCACATGACTATATCAGCTATCGCCTGACAGGCGAGTTCACCATTGAAGAGACTAATATCTCTGGCAGTAATCTTTATAACCAATACAGCGGCAATTTTGATCCGCAACTGATGAAGATATTCGCCATTGAGGAAGTCGCCGAGAAAACCGCACCGATTATTGGCTCTGCGGATCTGGCAGGCTATGTCAGTCAACAGGCGGCACAGGCCTGTGGCTTAAGACCCGGTATTGCGGTATACGGTGGTATGTTTGATGTAGTCGGTGCGGCGTTAACCTCCGGCTTGCATGATAGCCACCAGCTCAGTGCTGTGGCAGGAACCTGGTCAATAGCTACCCGGGTATTCGAAGGCGTACAGCCATCTGACTACCCTTATGTGTGGGGGAAATATTGCATCCCCGGTACCTACTTTGTTCACGAAGGCAGCCCAACCTCCGCCAGTAATCTGGCGTGGTTTGTACAGCAATTCCTACCAGATTTGCCCGACAGCTATCAAACACTCAATCAATGGGCTGAGTTGGGTTATGCGAAGTCGGAAGATTTGCTGTTTTTCCCGTGGCTATACGGCTCCAATTACAGTGCCAATCTTAGCGGCGGTCTGTTAGGGCTGAGCGGGCACCATACTCGCCAGGATATTGTTTACGCGATTTATCAGGGGATTGTTTTTTCGCATCTGTTGCATCAGGACCAGATTCTGGCGCTGGGCGATAACACCGACTGCATCCGTTTCAGCGGCGGCCCCACTCACTCGGCCATCTGGATGCAAATGTTTTGTGATGCCAGTAATTTGCCATTAGAAATTGTCGATATTCAGCAATCCGGTTGCCGGGCTGCGGCCCTGTGTGCGGCAGTGGGAAGCGGCTATTATCGCGGTTTTGAGGACGCCATCACTGCCAGCCCGCCGCCTATCACTCGCCTGCTACCCAATGCTGAAAAACACCAGATATTGAGAGCGCGTTTTGACAAGTTTAAGTGCATTGCCGAGGCGTTAAGCAGAGTCATGTAG
- a CDS encoding fumarate hydratase (catalyzes the formation of malate from fumerate) translates to MSNKPFHYQDPFPLKEDDTEYYLVSNNHVSVTQFEGHDMLKVEPEALTLLAQHAFHDASFLLRPAHQKQVAAILDDPEASENDKYVALQFLRNSEISAKGILPTCQDTGTAIIVGKKGQRVWTGGNDAEALSRGVYNTFIEDNLRYSQNAALDMYQEVNTGTNLPAQIDLYSTEGEDYKFLFVTKGGGSANKTYLYQETKALLSPGKLKEYLVEKMRTLGTAACPPYHIAFVIGGTSAESTLKTVKLASTKYYDGLPTEGNEHGQAFRDTALEQELLEAAQDLGLGAQFGGKYFAHDVRVVRLPRHGASCPVGMGVSCSADRNIKGKINRKGIWLERLEQNPGKYIPEHLRQSTEGKVVKIDLNRPMADILKELSQYPVSTRLSLSGTIIVGRDIAHAKLKERLDNGEGLPQYIKDHPIYYAGPAKTPEGYASGSLGPTTAGRMDSYVDLLQSHGGSMIMLAKGNRSQQVTDACHKHGGFYLGSIGGPAAVLAQNSIKSLECVEYPELGMEAIWKIEVEDFPAFILVDDKGNDFFQQIQASRCNRCG, encoded by the coding sequence ATGTCAAACAAACCGTTCCACTATCAGGATCCCTTCCCGTTAAAGGAAGATGATACTGAGTATTACCTTGTCAGTAATAATCACGTCTCGGTTACCCAGTTTGAAGGCCACGACATGCTAAAAGTCGAGCCAGAAGCCCTGACCCTCCTCGCCCAACACGCTTTCCACGACGCCTCATTCCTGCTACGCCCCGCTCACCAAAAGCAAGTTGCCGCTATTTTGGATGACCCAGAAGCGAGCGAAAATGACAAATATGTTGCTCTGCAATTCCTGCGTAATTCGGAAATTTCCGCCAAAGGGATTTTACCGACCTGTCAGGATACCGGCACCGCAATTATCGTCGGCAAAAAAGGCCAACGTGTTTGGACCGGTGGCAATGACGCAGAAGCCCTGTCACGCGGCGTGTATAACACCTTTATTGAAGATAACCTGCGCTACTCGCAAAACGCGGCGCTGGATATGTACCAAGAAGTGAACACCGGCACCAACCTGCCAGCACAAATTGACCTGTACAGCACTGAAGGCGAGGACTACAAATTCCTGTTCGTCACCAAAGGTGGTGGCTCAGCCAACAAGACCTATCTGTATCAGGAAACCAAGGCGCTGCTGTCTCCGGGCAAGCTGAAAGAGTATCTGGTCGAGAAAATGCGCACCTTGGGTACCGCGGCCTGCCCGCCATACCATATCGCCTTTGTGATTGGTGGGACGTCGGCTGAAAGTACCCTCAAGACCGTCAAATTAGCCTCAACCAAATATTATGATGGTCTGCCGACTGAAGGGAATGAGCACGGGCAAGCTTTCCGTGATACCGCGCTGGAACAAGAGCTACTGGAAGCGGCACAGGACTTAGGTTTAGGCGCGCAGTTCGGCGGCAAATACTTTGCTCATGATGTGCGGGTGGTGCGTTTGCCGCGTCATGGTGCATCCTGCCCTGTCGGGATGGGGGTCTCCTGCTCTGCCGACCGTAATATTAAAGGCAAGATTAACCGCAAAGGGATTTGGCTGGAAAGGCTAGAGCAAAACCCAGGGAAATATATTCCTGAGCATTTGCGCCAGAGCACCGAAGGCAAAGTGGTTAAAATCGACCTTAACCGCCCAATGGCCGATATCTTAAAAGAGCTGTCTCAGTATCCGGTATCAACCCGCCTGTCACTGAGTGGGACGATTATTGTTGGCCGTGATATTGCCCATGCAAAATTAAAAGAACGGTTGGATAACGGTGAAGGTTTGCCGCAATACATTAAAGATCATCCGATCTACTACGCCGGGCCGGCCAAAACGCCAGAAGGTTATGCATCAGGCTCCCTCGGGCCAACCACCGCGGGCCGCATGGATTCCTACGTGGACCTCCTGCAATCCCACGGCGGCAGCATGATCATGCTGGCAAAAGGCAACCGTAGCCAGCAAGTGACCGATGCCTGTCACAAACACGGCGGCTTCTATTTGGGCAGCATTGGCGGCCCAGCCGCAGTATTGGCACAAAACAGCATTAAGAGTCTGGAGTGTGTGGAATATCCTGAACTGGGTATGGAAGCCATCTGGAAAATTGAAGTGGAAGACTTCCCAGCCTTTATCTTGGTAGATGATAAAGGTAATGATTTCTTCCAACAGATCCAGGCATCAAGATGTAACCGCTGCGGTTAA
- a CDS encoding urea ABC transporter substrate-binding protein has protein sequence MAAEKPVKIGLLEDASGNFALPVIPKIHATELAVEEINAKGGILGRPIELVKYDTQSDNTRFQQMARRLIKNDKVDVIFGAFSSASREAIRPIMDREKQLYWYNNQYEGGVCDSNVFVTGAVPEQQFSTLIPWMMEKYGKKVYTIAADYNFGQISAEWVRKIVEENGGTMVGEEFIPLSVSQFGQTIQNIQKAKPDFVMTLLVGANQSSYYEQQAAAKLNLPMGSSVNVGQAYEHKRFKAPALKDMYITANYIEEVDSPASNDFKQRFHAKFPNEPYINQEAANAYDAVYLYKAAVEKAGSTDMDAVRKSLESGDICTDGPSGKVCIDPKSHHLSHTIYLAHVKDDHSIEIPKVWADIKPYWLGEAGCNLPVKPDNSQYTPSSPPKKA, from the coding sequence ATCGCGGCAGAAAAACCGGTGAAAATTGGTTTATTGGAAGATGCTTCCGGTAACTTTGCTTTGCCGGTTATTCCCAAAATTCATGCTACAGAACTGGCAGTAGAAGAAATCAATGCCAAAGGCGGCATACTCGGACGCCCAATCGAGTTGGTCAAATACGATACGCAATCCGATAACACCCGCTTTCAACAAATGGCTCGCCGCTTAATTAAAAATGACAAAGTAGATGTGATATTCGGGGCGTTTTCCAGTGCCTCACGCGAAGCTATCCGCCCGATAATGGACCGTGAAAAGCAGCTCTACTGGTATAACAATCAGTATGAAGGCGGCGTGTGTGACTCCAATGTTTTCGTCACCGGCGCCGTGCCTGAACAGCAGTTCTCAACCCTGATCCCATGGATGATGGAGAAGTACGGCAAAAAAGTTTACACCATTGCTGCCGACTATAACTTCGGGCAAATCTCAGCTGAATGGGTACGCAAAATTGTGGAAGAGAATGGCGGCACCATGGTGGGTGAGGAGTTTATTCCGCTGAGTGTTTCGCAATTTGGTCAAACCATTCAGAACATCCAGAAAGCCAAACCTGATTTCGTGATGACTTTGCTGGTCGGAGCGAACCAATCTTCTTATTACGAGCAACAAGCCGCAGCAAAATTGAACTTGCCGATGGGGAGTTCAGTTAACGTCGGCCAAGCTTATGAGCACAAACGCTTTAAAGCCCCGGCACTGAAAGATATGTATATCACGGCTAACTACATTGAAGAGGTGGATAGCCCCGCCAGTAATGATTTCAAACAGCGTTTTCACGCCAAATTCCCGAATGAACCGTACATCAATCAGGAAGCGGCCAATGCCTACGACGCAGTTTATCTGTACAAAGCGGCGGTAGAAAAAGCGGGCAGCACCGATATGGACGCGGTGCGTAAATCACTGGAAAGTGGTGATATCTGTACTGATGGCCCTTCAGGAAAAGTCTGTATCGATCCGAAAAGCCATCATTTGAGCCACACCATCTATCTGGCTCATGTCAAAGATGACCACTCAATCGAGATCCCGAAAGTGTGGGCCGATATCAAACCGTATTGGTTGGGTGAGGCCGGTTGTAACTTGCCGGTGAAACCGGATAACAGCCAATACACACCATCATCTCCGCCGAAAAAGGCCTAA
- a CDS encoding branched-chain amino acid ABC transporter permease, producing MLTLSFLYSVIYQFGDNFAYLVLAALGLAVIFGMMGVINLAHGEFIMCGAYVTILMNKAGLPLPFAMLAGTLAAAFFGGVVERLVVRHLYGRLYDSVVATWAISLIVQQSMLLIAGPSLEGLSTPFGSFTLGEYSFATYRALLPFFAIAILMVLYWLFFHTNYGVCARATIQNARMASCLGLETDRIYTLTFALGAGLAGLAGAIYAPTLTAVPTMGSSFIVQAFVSVVVGGANVLVGTIPAAIALGAIQTGLNSWYGQLAGQIGLLVTAVLVIRLLPNGIGSLFTRNR from the coding sequence ATGTTAACGCTATCCTTTCTCTATTCGGTGATTTATCAGTTTGGCGATAACTTCGCCTATCTGGTGCTGGCAGCACTAGGGCTGGCGGTTATTTTTGGCATGATGGGCGTGATAAATCTGGCACATGGCGAATTCATTATGTGTGGTGCTTATGTCACCATCCTGATGAACAAAGCAGGCTTGCCACTGCCTTTTGCCATGCTCGCCGGTACCTTAGCGGCGGCGTTCTTCGGCGGGGTGGTCGAGCGCCTTGTGGTGCGCCATCTCTATGGCCGTTTGTATGATTCGGTGGTGGCGACGTGGGCTATCAGCCTGATTGTGCAGCAAAGTATGTTGCTGATCGCCGGTCCATCACTGGAGGGATTGTCTACGCCTTTCGGCTCTTTCACCCTTGGCGAATACTCGTTTGCCACTTACCGCGCATTACTGCCCTTTTTCGCCATTGCCATATTAATGGTGCTCTATTGGCTGTTCTTCCACACCAATTACGGCGTCTGTGCCAGAGCTACCATTCAAAACGCCCGCATGGCCTCCTGCCTGGGGTTAGAAACTGATCGTATTTATACCCTGACATTCGCGCTGGGCGCAGGGCTGGCGGGGCTCGCAGGGGCCATTTATGCCCCGACGCTAACCGCCGTACCCACCATGGGCAGCAGCTTTATTGTTCAAGCCTTTGTTTCGGTAGTGGTCGGTGGCGCCAATGTACTTGTTGGCACCATTCCTGCAGCGATTGCCTTAGGTGCGATACAAACCGGGCTGAACTCCTGGTATGGGCAACTGGCGGGGCAAATTGGCTTACTGGTCACCGCTGTCTTGGTTATCCGCTTACTGCCTAACGGTATTGGCAGCCTGTTTACCCGTAACCGCTAG
- a CDS encoding ABC transporter permease, producing MTMTSVNLSTVKQRTPSTTRLAAMLILAGALALPLVVDSAMIGDFSYFLLWTFCAIGLAAMWGHGGILSFGQTAFFGLAGYTYGVMTLNFGDGVLSTWSGLVMALLVAATVAAALGYLMFYGGVTGIFIGIVTLSFTLVLETFMSQTAGPQWAIGSARLNGFNGMSGMPPLSLPWFGGELLTLEGNAFYYLIIVLLAGVYWAVRRLLRSDFGLTLASIRENPRRAEMLGIDIRRYQLLVFVLGGVLSGLSGALYTLWGSYITPSSMGLTAAAMPVIWVATAGRKNIFGTVVITALLVWLSQWLAIYGSEYAMILLGAILLFVVLAAPNGLLPWLAEKITRLSAARQKKGESL from the coding sequence GTGACAATGACCTCTGTTAATTTATCGACGGTGAAGCAACGCACGCCCTCCACCACTCGGCTGGCGGCAATGTTAATTCTGGCCGGCGCACTCGCGCTGCCGTTAGTGGTCGATAGCGCCATGATAGGCGACTTCTCCTACTTCCTACTCTGGACCTTCTGTGCCATCGGATTGGCCGCAATGTGGGGGCATGGCGGCATTTTATCTTTCGGGCAGACCGCCTTCTTTGGCCTTGCCGGTTACACCTATGGCGTGATGACGCTGAATTTTGGCGATGGGGTACTCTCCACCTGGTCGGGGCTGGTCATGGCACTGCTAGTGGCTGCCACCGTGGCGGCGGCACTGGGCTATCTGATGTTTTACGGCGGGGTGACCGGTATTTTTATCGGCATTGTGACGCTCTCTTTCACGCTGGTATTGGAAACCTTTATGTCCCAGACCGCAGGCCCGCAATGGGCTATCGGCAGCGCGCGACTGAATGGGTTTAATGGTATGTCAGGTATGCCGCCACTCTCCCTACCGTGGTTTGGCGGCGAATTACTGACACTGGAAGGCAATGCGTTCTACTACCTGATTATCGTGCTGCTCGCGGGGGTTTATTGGGCTGTTCGGCGCTTATTGCGCTCCGATTTTGGCCTGACACTGGCCTCTATTCGTGAGAACCCACGTCGGGCAGAAATGCTCGGTATTGATATCCGCCGCTACCAATTACTGGTGTTCGTGCTGGGTGGCGTGCTCTCCGGGTTATCCGGCGCACTTTATACCCTGTGGGGTTCTTACATTACCCCCTCTTCCATGGGGCTAACTGCCGCCGCGATGCCGGTTATCTGGGTAGCGACCGCTGGGCGTAAAAACATTTTCGGCACTGTGGTCATCACAGCCCTGCTGGTGTGGTTATCCCAATGGTTGGCTATCTATGGCAGCGAATACGCCATGATCCTGCTGGGGGCCATTCTGCTGTTTGTCGTGCTGGCCGCCCCTAATGGTCTATTACCTTGGCTGGCAGAAAAAATCACCCGCTTATCTGCCGCACGTCAGAAGAAAGGGGAATCGCTATGA
- a CDS encoding ABC transporter ATP-binding protein, whose translation MNQASQDLILETRGLSKRFGGIQVINKVDLQIRRGEVRCVIGPNGAGKSTFFKLLTGEHTPSDGDIRFFNRRLNTLAPFQRIRMGMSIKFQIPGIFPELTVEQHLQLSLSHLRPEVRSQAVSVDELLERFKLSSEYHQLAGNLSHGKKQWLEIAMAVSLQPTLLMLDEPVAGLSIDETYLTGELIKQMQSDGLTLMVVEHDMTFVRQIASQVTVLHGGQVFADGNAADVLAREDVADIYLGKAV comes from the coding sequence ATGAATCAGGCATCACAGGATCTGATCCTCGAAACCCGTGGGCTGAGTAAGCGCTTCGGTGGCATTCAGGTTATCAATAAGGTCGATTTGCAAATACGTCGCGGTGAAGTGCGCTGTGTCATTGGCCCGAATGGCGCCGGTAAAAGTACCTTTTTCAAATTACTGACTGGTGAACATACGCCAAGTGATGGGGATATCCGTTTCTTCAATCGTCGGCTGAATACTTTAGCCCCCTTCCAGCGCATCAGGATGGGCATGAGCATTAAGTTTCAGATCCCCGGTATTTTCCCTGAATTGACCGTTGAGCAACATTTGCAATTATCACTCAGCCACTTACGCCCAGAGGTTCGCTCACAAGCGGTCAGTGTCGATGAGCTACTCGAGCGCTTTAAGCTCAGCTCTGAATACCATCAGTTGGCCGGTAACTTGTCTCACGGCAAAAAACAGTGGCTGGAAATTGCGATGGCCGTGTCGCTGCAACCGACGTTGCTAATGCTTGATGAGCCAGTGGCAGGCTTATCTATTGATGAAACCTATCTCACTGGTGAGCTGATTAAGCAGATGCAGAGTGATGGTCTGACGCTGATGGTCGTGGAACACGACATGACATTCGTGCGCCAGATTGCCTCACAAGTCACGGTCCTCCATGGCGGGCAGGTTTTTGCTGACGGCAATGCCGCCGACGTGCTGGCCCGTGAGGATGTGGCGGATATCTATTTGGGGAAAGCGGTATGA
- a CDS encoding ABC transporter ATP-binding protein, with amino-acid sequence MNNVVLQIEGLTGGYGGGQVLNGVTLQLHAAEVLGLIGRNGVGKTTLMRTLIGAVPTKQGSILLGETDITLASPQRRARLGIGYVPQGREVFAGLTVAENLQVGMQFVREHREFAKDLLERVLDYFPILRQRLKQKAGTMSGGEQQQLAIARALVGSPKVLLLDEPSEGVQPSIVNIIADTLVRIARELHVAVILVEQDIAMIQRAAQRCAVMDKGQIVENLTQQQLSDDLLMRRHLAL; translated from the coding sequence ATGAATAACGTGGTGTTGCAAATAGAGGGGCTGACCGGCGGTTATGGCGGTGGGCAAGTGCTTAATGGCGTAACACTGCAACTGCACGCCGCAGAAGTCTTAGGTTTGATTGGCCGCAATGGGGTGGGGAAAACCACACTGATGCGCACTTTAATTGGTGCGGTACCGACGAAACAAGGCAGCATTTTGTTGGGCGAGACTGACATCACCCTAGCCTCACCGCAGCGCCGTGCCCGCTTGGGGATTGGTTACGTCCCGCAAGGACGTGAAGTGTTTGCTGGTCTGACGGTGGCGGAGAACCTGCAAGTCGGCATGCAGTTTGTACGAGAACACCGTGAGTTTGCTAAAGACTTGCTGGAGCGGGTGCTGGATTACTTCCCCATCTTGCGCCAAAGACTCAAACAAAAAGCCGGCACCATGAGTGGCGGCGAGCAACAACAATTGGCTATCGCCAGAGCCTTGGTCGGCTCACCCAAAGTATTACTGTTGGATGAACCCTCGGAAGGTGTTCAGCCCTCTATCGTCAATATCATTGCCGATACTCTGGTGCGCATTGCCCGCGAACTGCATGTGGCAGTGATTCTGGTTGAACAGGATATCGCAATGATCCAGCGGGCCGCACAACGGTGCGCAGTGATGGACAAAGGCCAAATAGTAGAAAACCTGACCCAACAACAACTTTCTGATGATCTTTTAATGCGCCGTCATCTGGCTTTGTAA
- a CDS encoding acetamidase produces MKWLEESIMVKRGVGAGRKPVTHHLTEEMQKEFHYTIGPYSTPVLTIEPGDRVIVDTRDAFEGAISSEQDIPSQLLKMPFLNPQNGPIMVNGAEKGDVIAVYIESMLPRGVNPHGICAMIPHFGGLTGTDLTAMLNDPLPEKVRMIKLDSEKVYWSERHTLPYKPHIGTLSVSPEIDSINSLTPDNHGGNMDVPDIGPGSITYLPVRAPGGRLFIGDAHACQGDGEICGTAVEFASITTIKVDLIKNWQLSWPRMENAETIMSIGSARPLEDATRIAYRDLIYWLVADFGFEQWDAYMLLSQCGKVRLGNMVDPKYTVGAMLNKELLAQ; encoded by the coding sequence ATGAAATGGCTGGAAGAATCAATCATGGTCAAACGCGGTGTCGGTGCTGGACGTAAACCGGTGACCCATCATCTGACCGAAGAGATGCAAAAAGAGTTTCACTATACTATCGGCCCCTACTCAACACCGGTGCTGACCATTGAACCCGGTGATCGGGTGATTGTCGATACCCGCGATGCCTTTGAAGGTGCCATTAGCTCAGAGCAAGATATTCCGAGCCAACTGCTCAAAATGCCCTTTCTCAACCCACAAAATGGCCCGATCATGGTCAATGGTGCCGAGAAAGGGGATGTGATCGCAGTTTATATCGAATCCATGTTGCCGCGTGGCGTTAACCCGCACGGCATCTGTGCGATGATCCCCCATTTTGGCGGGCTGACCGGAACAGATCTAACCGCCATGCTCAATGACCCACTACCAGAAAAAGTGCGCATGATTAAGCTCGATAGCGAAAAGGTCTACTGGAGCGAGCGCCATACCCTGCCCTATAAACCCCACATTGGCACCCTAAGTGTGTCGCCAGAAATTGACTCAATCAATTCACTCACGCCGGATAATCACGGCGGGAATATGGATGTCCCGGATATCGGGCCGGGGAGCATTACTTATCTGCCGGTGCGCGCCCCCGGAGGACGCCTGTTTATTGGTGATGCTCATGCCTGTCAGGGGGATGGGGAGATTTGCGGCACCGCGGTGGAGTTCGCCTCAATCACCACCATCAAAGTGGATTTGATTAAGAACTGGCAACTCTCCTGGCCACGAATGGAGAACGCCGAAACCATCATGAGTATCGGCAGTGCGCGCCCGTTAGAGGATGCCACCCGTATTGCTTATCGCGACCTGATTTACTGGCTGGTGGCCGATTTTGGCTTCGAACAGTGGGATGCCTACATGTTACTGAGCCAATGCGGCAAAGTGCGGCTGGGCAACATGGTCGACCCGAAATACACCGTCGGCGCGATGCTTAACAAAGAACTTTTAGCGCAGTAA